Proteins encoded together in one Diabrotica undecimpunctata isolate CICGRU chromosome 3, icDiaUnde3, whole genome shotgun sequence window:
- the LOC140436553 gene encoding farnesol dehydrogenase-like, whose amino-acid sequence MDRWLGKVALVTGASAGVGAAISETLVDAGLKVVGVARRANVLDEVAKKLSSKKGKFFPYTGDVSKEEDIVKAFSWTKENVGPVSILINNAAVLLLDDLSSISTKNLKQEFDINVISVCIASREAIKQMKENNIQGHIININSIAGHRVVNFPKLNVYSATKHAISALTETLRLEQGTQKTNIKVTSISPGAIVTDMMKNVSKELGMPVENIEQIEKVAALCAKDVADSVHYVLSTPPHVNISELTIQVVGETA is encoded by the exons ATGGATAGATGGTTAGGAAAAGTAGCCCTGGTTACAGGGGCAAGTGCTGGTGTAGGGGCCGCTATATCAGAGACATTGGTTGATGCCGGTTTAAAG GTTGTCGGTGTTGCAAGACGTGCCAACGTTTTAGATGAAGTAGCTAAGAAGTTATCTTCAAAGAAGGGAAAATTTTTTCCTTATACTGGCGATGTCTCCAAAGAAGAAGACATTGTAAAAGCATTTTCCTGGACCAAAGAGAATGTCGGACCTGTCAGTATTCTTATAAATAATGCGGCTGTTTTACTTCTAGATGATTTAAGTTCAATTTcaacgaaaaatttaaaacaagaatTTGATATAAACGTAATTTCGGTTTGCATTGCAAGTAGAGAAGCTATAAAGCAAATGAAGGAAAATAACATCCAAGGGCATATTATTAACATCAACAGTATTGCAGGTCATAGAGTAGTTAATTTTCCAAAGCTTAATGTATATTCCGCAACCAAACATGCTATAAGTGCACTTACTGAAACTCTACGTCTAGAGCAAGGAACGCAAAAAACCAACATTAAAGTAACG AGTATTAGCCCAGGGGCAATTGTAACTGACATGatgaaaaatgtttcaaaagaGTTGGGTATGCCAGTTGAGAACATTGAGCAGATTGAAAAAGTAGCAGCTCTGTGTGCCAAGGATGTAGCCGATTCGGTCCATTACGTGCTATCTACTCCTCCTCATGTCAAT ATTTCGGAGTTAACCATTCAAGTGGTAGGCGAGACAGCATAA